aaaaacaaagaaaagaagattcaGAAATCTCAAGCAAAAGCCCCTCAGAGAGAAGAGCAAACTTATCCAGAGAAAGCCACAGTAACAATCTCAACCTCGAAGGCAAATAAACTGATGAAAAACCACCTAAGAACCGGCGACGGGTGGAAGTGATACTCCCCCGACAGGCTGATTCCTCGGATGACGAAACGGACTTGCGCGAAAAATTGGGCAGAAAAACAGATTCCAAGGACTTACGCACATTTCTGAAGCGGAAGGCCGAAATGGTACAAAAGAACGAGGAAAACCTCAGGACGTCCCTAGGCAGACCTCAGGACGTCCCTCGACGAGTCTAAAGTAAGAAAGACTACCCGCACCGGAGCTGCTCTAAACCTTCAACCTCAGCCTGCAGATTTACGTGAGCAGATCAACTCCAAAGCCGAAGACTTGCGCGCCAAGCTTAGTCAGCCCAAGCAACATGATTTGCGACCATGCCTCGAAGCGAAACGACAAGCGCAACGGGAATTGATGAAGGTTACGAACACCCCGCACCTCAACGTCATAATGGGTGGTTCACCTCCTTGCGGGGACTCGGTAAGAGCAGTTAAAGATTACAGGCGACAAGCCATCACCGCCCCAAAGTGGCCTTCGCAAGTCGAAGCAGACCATCAAATCTCTTTCTTGGCGGCCGACACTCACGGTATCAGCATGCCGCATAACGACCCACTCCTAATCGATATCGGAATTGGCGAATGCCAGGTCATGAAGGTTCTCGGCGACACAGGCAGCTCAGTCGACCTTATCTTTTGGGACACGCTCGAAAAGATGGGAGTCGACCTGCGAGACATGAAGCCCTGCTCACGCACTCTCACGGGATTCAATGGCTTCTCGGAACAGATGATTGGGACAATTCGTCTCCCAGTTTACGCAGGTGATGTGACCCGCACTGTTAAGTTCTCTGTTATCCGGGCTAGGGCGCCCTACAACGCAATCCTTGGAACGCCTTGGTTACACTCCATGAAAGCCATTCCCTCCACATATCACCAATGCGTTAAGTTCCATGGGAATGATGGAACGACGCAGATGATTCGTGGGGACCAACGGGCCGCGAGAGAGCTACTTATCGCCGCGGTCAAGCTACAACAATCGCCTTCTCTCGTCACCGCAGTCACCAAACCAATACATAAGATCTCCCCTCAGAAGGAAGAAATCCACGAGGTTCCCATCGATGGAGCTGACCCATCGAAGGTCGTGCGCTTTGGCGCTTATCTCTCCGACGATCTGCAGACATTAATCATTTCTTTCCGCAAAGAGAATGCCTCAACCTTTGCATGGGTAACTTCTGATATGAAGGGTATAGACCCCACAATAACATCTCACGAATTAAACGTCGATCCGACGTTCAAGCCTATTCGACAGAAGAGGCAGAAGCTCGGATCCGAACGGTCCAAAGCAGTAAATGAGGAAATTGACAGGTTACTTGACGCAGGTTTCATCGCCGAAGTACGATACCCGGAGTGGCTAGTAAACCCCGTCGtcgttaaaaagaaaaacgggaaaTGGCGCATTTGTGTTGACTTCACGGATTTGAACAAAGCATGTCCAAAAGACAGTTACACTCTCCCGCATATCGACCGTTTGGTGGAGTCAACTGCCGGTAACGAGCTCCTAACATTTATGGACGCTTTTTCCGGAtacaatcaaatcatgatgcatACGGGCGATCGCGAGAAAATGGCGTTCATAACGGACAGAGGGACGTATTGCTACAAGGTCATGCCTTTCGGCCTAAAGAACCTAGGAGCGACTTACCAGCGTCTGGTCAATAGAATGTTGCCGACAAACTTGGCAACACTATTGAAGTTTACATTTATGATATGCTGGTCAAATCACTTCGCGCCAAGGACCATCTCAACCATTTACGAGACTGCTTCAAAACGCTGAACGAGTACgggatgaagctcaacccggggAAATGCACCTTTGGCGTCACGTCCCGAGAGTTCCTAGGTTACATTGTCACCCAGCGAGGCATCGaagcaaacccaaaacaaataaCGGCAATCCTCGATCTCCCTAGCTCGAATAACACCCGCGAGGTTCAGCGTTTAACCGGAAGGGTTGTGGCACTAAACAGATTCATCTCAAGATCCACAGACAAGTGTCTCCCGTTCTATGAACTCCTGCCAGGAAATAAGATATTCGTCTGGGACGAAAAATGCGAGGAAGCCTTCAATCAACTCAAGCATTACCTAACGACACCTCCAGTTCTGTCGAAGCCCGAAGTCGGGGACACTCTATCCTTATACGTTGCCGTCACCTCCTCGGCCGTTAGCAGCGTCGTAATACGAGAAGACCGTggcgaacagaaacctattttctacacCAAGCGGATGTCGGAACCGGAAACGAGATACCCAACCTTGGAAAAGATGGCCCTTGCTATCATCACTTCGGCAAGAAAACTCAGACCTTATTTCCAATCGCACACTATCGAGGTGTTCTCCAACCAGCCCCTTAGGACGGTAATGCAAAATATCAACCAATCAGGAAGGCTAACAAAGTGGGCAGTTGAGCTTAGCGAACACGACATCGTGTACAAGAACCGCACAGCAGCTAAGTCGCAAGTTCTTGCTGATTTCCTGATCGAGCTAACGCCGAAGCTAGAACAAGATCTTGTGCTGCCAAGTCTGAACTGGATACTGCAAGTAGATGGTTCATCTACGAACAAAGGTTCAGGGGCAGGCGTACAACTCCAGTCACCGACAGGCGAACTAATCCGACAGTCGTTCAGTTTTGATTTTCCGGAGTCCAACAACGAAGCGGAATACGAGTCTCTCATCACAGGCCTTCGGCTCGCAAAAGCAGTAAAAGCCAAAAGAGTCAATGCATACTGTGACTCCCAACTCGTGGTGAGTCAATTCCTCGGAGACTACGACGTCAAGAACGACAGAATGGATGCTTACTTGAAACTCGTCAAAGATCTCACACAAGATTTCGAATTCTTCGAGCTAACGAAAGTCCCTCGCGGAGAGAACGTATGTGCGGACGCACTCGCAGCCCTTGGGAGTAAGCTACACGATCAGGTGAAAAGGACAATCCCAATACATAGGATTGAAAAGCCTAGCATCAGCCCACCGACGGAAGAACTTGCCATTGCAGCATCTATCACCGACGCCATGGACATCGACGAAGGGGAACCTCGCACAACGGAAGTGCAACTCGAAGATTGGCGAACGGAATTCATCGCTTACCTATCCGACGGGATACTACCTACAGAGAAATGGGAAGCAAGACAGCTCAACAGATGCAGTGCGCATTACGTCGTCATGGACGGAAcactccatcgatggactgcAACCAAAGTACTCCTTAGGTGTATCTTTGGAGACGAAACAAGGCTGgtcatggccgaaacacatGAAGGAGCAGCAGGCAATCATTCAGGAGGACGAGCTCTCGCACTAAAAGTGAAAATCCTCGGTGTCTATTGGCCAACaatgaacgcagattgcgaATCCTATGTCAAGAAATGCGATAAGTGCCAGCGACACGCTTCAACCACACACAGCCCGACGGAATTGCTCCATACCTTGACGGCAGCATACCCcttcatgcgatggggaatggataTCATCGGGCCAATGCTGAGCTCTCGACAGAAGAGATTCATCATAGTCTTAACATATTACTTCACCAAATGGGTGGAAGCAGAAGCCTACGCCAACATTACCGACAAGGAGGTGCAGAAgttcgtctggaaaaacatcCTCTGCAGGCACGGGCTCCCGTATGAGATAGTCACAGACAACGGATCCCAATTTATCTCCCACAACTTCAAAGAGTTCTGCGACATATGGAGAATTCGGCTCAACATGTCCACACCGAGAAACCCGCAGAGCAACGGTCAAGTCGAGTCCACTAACAAGATAATCATCGACGGACTCAAGAAATGACTCGACTTGAAGAAAGGTTGCTGGGCCGATGAACTGGATGGGGTCCTCTGGTCCCATAGAACAATACCTCGCGGAGCAACGAAAGCCACCCCCTTCTCGATGGCCTATGGGGTCGAAGCAATGGCACCTGCTGAGGTAAACGTGATGAGTTTACGACGCTCCAAAATGCCGCAGAACATCGAACTTAACCAAGGTATGCTCCTCGACGCACCGGATGATATAGAAGAAAGACGCGACCAAGCATTGCTTCGAATCCAAAACTATCAGCACAAGATCGAAAGCTACTACAAAAAGAAGGTTAAGTCTCGCCCCCTCGAATTGGGAAATCTGGTCCTCCGGAAGGTGttcgaaaaaacaaaaatcaaaacaaaaaaatacttccCGAGAAGTCGCGCTTCCCCGAGAAGTCGTACAACCCATGCGATACCTACGTGAGTTCGCCCCGGCATCTCGAAACAAACGTACCAGTACTCGCACCCCACGACCgagtatgtcctgatcagacacataCTCGCGGGAATCCGGTTATAATCGTAGTATTAACTAATATGCCCGAGACGATGACTCCTAAACATCTCATGATTTGCTTAGTGAGGTTTGGCCGACCGAACGCTTGGAACTTACTTAGAGATTGAGTTAGGAACCGTTGTCATTTAAAAGATGTTTTTCACGGTCTAAAGTAATCCTATATTGACTCATATCTAGTCGACGTACGTCAAGCAAAAAAGGGAACTTGACAAAACGACCAAACAAAACTCGAACAAGAGTTATTGAAATTCGCAGCCCGTACTATATCGCTATCTCGATACGGCGCGAAGTCACACACTCTATAATCATTTTCCTATTTTCATGCAACTCCCCGATCTTCTCTCGCGATGAGATCAGTACCGAACACTCAAAAGAAAAGCAAGACGAGTGATGCAGGATTCGTAAAGAGAAGAAATAAATAGAGTCTTAACAAAAAGGGCAAGGGAATACATCAAGAGCAAGAGTGCCGTGAagagataaaagaaacaaagcGACAAAGTTACTCCTCGGGGTCTTCAGCCCACTCCTGTGCAGCGGTTCCACCACCAAGGGACGGCTCCGAAGGATCAGCACGCACTGACCGCTCCGCATCGACGCCCTCAACACGAGTCGTCGCCTCGCCTTCACGAACCTCCGGCTGACTTTCGGGAGGGTGAGCTTCGGAACAAGTCGTCTCTCTACTATGCTCCTTATTAACCGCCTCACCGCCATCATCTTTATCCGGCCCTTCACCCTGATTACCCTCTGGGTTCGAAACAGAAGAGTCAGAGATCTCAAAGACATCCTTCCCGACGGACTTCGTTCCCTCATCAAGAGCATCAGAAGCGAGGGCCGGCGCATCGGCTTTCGACGATCCTTCCCCTGCGGAATGAGATG
This window of the Brassica oleracea var. oleracea cultivar TO1000 unplaced genomic scaffold, BOL UnpScaffold01083, whole genome shotgun sequence genome carries:
- the LOC106320826 gene encoding uncharacterized protein LOC106320826; translated protein: MGGSPPCGDSVRAVKDYRRQAITAPKWPSQVEADHQISFLAADTHGISMPHNDPLLIDIGIGECQVMKVLGDTGSSVDLIFWDTLEKMGVDLRDMKPCSRTLTGFNGFSEQMIGTIRLPVYAGDVTRTVKFSVIRARAPYNAILGTPWLHSMKAIPSTYHQCVKFHGNDGTTQMIRGDQRAARELLIAAVKLQQSPSLVTAVTKPIHKISPQKEEIHEVPIDGADPSKVVRFGAYLSDDLQTLIISFRKENASTFAWVTSDMKGIDPTITSHELNVDPTFKPIRQKRQKLGSERSKAVNEEIDRLLDAGFIAEVRYPEWLVNPVVVKKKNGKWRICVDFTDLNKACPKDSYTLPHIDRLVESTAGNELLTFMDAFSGYNQIMMHTGDREKMAFITDRGTYCYKVMPFGLKNLGATYQRLVNRMLPTNLATLLKFTFMICWSNHFAPRTISTIYETASKR
- the LOC106320827 gene encoding uncharacterized protein LOC106320827 — encoded protein: MKLNPGKCTFGVTSREFLGYIVTQRGIEANPKQITAILDLPSSNNTREVQRLTGRVVALNRFISRSTDKCLPFYELLPGNKIFVWDEKCEEAFNQLKHYLTTPPVLSKPEVGDTLSLYVAVTSSAVSSVVIREDRGEQKPIFYTKRMSEPETRYPTLEKMALAIITSARKLRPYFQSHTIEVFSNQPLRTVMQNINQSGRLTKWAVELSEHDIVYKNRTAAKSQVLADFLIELTPKLEQDLVLPSLNWILQVDGSSTNKGSGAGVQLQSPTGELIRQSFSFDFPESNNEAEYESLITGLRLAKAVKAKRVNAYCDSQLVVSQFLGDYDVKNDRMDAYLKLVKDLTQDFEFFELTKVPRGENVCADALAALGSKLHDQVKRTIPIHRIEKPSISPPTEELAIAASITDAMDIDEGEPRTTEVQLEDWRTEFIAYLSDGILPTEKWEARQLNRCSAHYVVMDGTLHRWTATKVLLRCIFGDETRLVMAETHEGAAGNHSGGRALALKVKILGVYWPTMNADCESYVKKCDKCQRHASTTHSPTELLHTLTAAYPFMRWGMDIIGPMLSSRQKRFIIVLTYYFTKWVEAEAYANITDKEVQKFVWKNILCRHGLPYEIVTDNGSQFISHNFKEFCDIWRIRLNMSTPRNPQSNGQVESTNKIIIDGLKK